ATCTAGAATCACAGCTTATATTGCCTGTTGCCCAATGTCTGAAAATagttgtttcatgtattttatagttttatgtttaTTTCCATAGCAAAGTCAAGTCTAATACCTATTAATGCCATTATGGTTGGAAACAAGTCAGCAATCATTTTTAATTACATAGAATTACTGTGTACTCAAGGAAACATATGATAGTGGCCTCTGTATTTGTGTAAGCTGTTATCACCCCCAATAAATGGAGTGCTTCAATATCATTCACAGCCCCCAAATAGCAAATCAAGAATGGTTCCTATGGGAACCACATTAAGGTAACTTCCGAGGGCAATTCATGTGGCAGGAAATGAgaactgtatatatataattggaaACGTCATGTGCATTTAGGGGCTTTTCTATGTTCCattgtcttagtctgtttggactgctataacagaataccatagatgGAGTGGCttgtaaaaacagaaatttatttcacgcagttctggaagctgggaatTCCAAGAGCAAGGTGTTGGCAAATTCAGTGTGTGGAGAGAGCCCGTTTCCTGATTCATAGATGGCCCTCTTCCCTCTGTGTGCTCACATGATGAAGGACAAGTGAACCCTCTGGAGTCTCTTTTATTATAACAGCATTAATCCCTTTCATGAAGtctccactctcatgacctaatccAACACTGtgctcccaaaggccccacttccTGATACCATGACATTGGGAGTTAGGATGTTAACATAGGAATTTTGAAGGGACACAGagaattcatggaattctctgaaTTCAGAGGATCATAAAGCCATGGTTTAAATCAGGTACTTAGTTGACATTCTTCTCTACCTACCATTTGCAAATGCAGAACAAACTGGGCTTAGGAGAGAGGCTTTGAGAGCAAGTTCAGTGGAAGCTGGCATGTGCATTCCTCCTATTCATGTGCCATAATGGtaattttcagtctcttcttaaATGACAGAACCATCTCTCTCCACGTCCTTTCTCTTAAATGAAATCCTTTGCACGGCTGCTCTGTTCAATTGGGGGTTAAAAGAATGGTCTGGAGCCTCTCTGTTGCCCAATTCACTGGCTACAATTCAGAAATGTCTTTACAAAATCCTGGGACTCTGTGGAACACATTTGAAAACCACTGAGCTGGAACATCTCCTGATAATATCAGAGCCTCTTTAGTCCCTAACCCAGACCCCTGTCTTTGATATAATCTGGTAGTTCTCAACTCTGTCTGCGCATTGGGATAGCTGAGAGCTTTGAAAAATGTACTACTGTTCAGGTCCCACCTCTAGAATGTTGACTTAATTGGCCTGGGTCAAATCCGAGCTGTGGTGTTCTTTACAAAGCTTCCTGGACGATTCTAACACGCAGCCAGGTTAAGAATCTTGTATCAGACAGCGTGGAGTTGCATTCCTTTTCTCCCACACTCACCTCTTGCTCAGGCTTGAGCACTCGCTTTAAGCCTCAGGGGTGGAATGCTGGGATTCCCAGAGCTCTGGGGTTGGCTTGGATGAGATGGGGAAATAGAAATCCCAGGGTGGGAGGTCATGAACCTCTGCATGCCCAGTTCTTTCTGGGAGGACAGGATTCTCACCCACCCATATAATTGACTCTTCTGCTCACTGTGCAGTAAGCTTGGAAAACCTGAACAGAGAATGGACTGTGTTAAGAGTTTCTAACTATGTGAATTACAAAGAGCTCAGAGAGCAATCAGGAATGCTCAGTGGTGCCAAACTACATATCCTAACAGGCCTGTGGTAGCTCTGCATATTTACCACCAAAAAGTGCTGTGAATGTCATAGCAACCACATAAGAGCCCCACCCCAGAGGAATTATGGTGTTAAAACATTAAATGAGTGGTTTTACAACTCAATTATGTTTCAGAATTATCTGAGGAGCATGTTAAAATGCATATTCCTTAGTCCCACCCTGGGAGATGGCCAATGAGTGTATCTGCAGCAGGGCCCAGGAATTTGTATTAATAACCAGAACCTTAGCTAGCTGTGATGCAGGGACCCAGGACCACATCTTGAGAAGTACCAAGTGCCAAAATAAGAGATAAACCTCCCCTCATTCCATTTAACCCAGGCACATCTTCCTGTTCATGTAAAAGCAAAATATCTCACAAACAGCACATTAAAATTACTGGTGTCAGCAAAAGGTAGCACAAACACAGCTAACCCAAAAGTGTCATTCGTCATCCACAAAGTCATGCTTGGTTTTTGATGAGTTATATGATTTTCCTCAGGCCGGAATCATCATGTTGTCCTCTTATTGGGACAAAAATTGGTACTTGCTTTAGATAACCCTGAGATAAGGCTCCTTTATTCCATTTTCATAGACTTTTAAGTTTTTATGCAGTGATTTAATGCTTgtcttttaaattatgtaaaaaaataaaatgccctttaaaaagaaatctgacttgtacaaaatttaaatttatataagttAATTTATACATTGGTTGTGGGGGAGGGtatagttatctactttataaagTAATTTTTCGCATGACAGACATGCTTCCATAAACATATCCTGTAGGAGAGAAATCTGTCTAGTGTTTTCAAAATGGTATTTCCCTGATGAACATTTGGCCTAGGCTCAATGTGCATGGAAAACATGTATAAAAAGGAAGCCAGACCTTCAGAATGACTGTGAGTTCCACAGTCAATTTATGGGGATGGGGAAGCAACCAAGAGTCATGCTGAACTTGATTGTATTTAaagttttccattaaaataatctAGCCCAATATAGACTATCATCAGCTCTTCCCTTATTTGCTAACCATTTCAGAGATAGCCTTGCTGGGGACTGAGGGTGGTATAAAGTCCATAAAAGATTCAGGTCTGATCctccagaaaaaaatctgtagTCTAAAGGGGAAACGGAAACATGTGCTATGTGGGTTAATAAAGGCCCTAGTCAAAGCCCTCTATATGGGATAATATCCCCCAGACAGCtggggaaggatgggagggagaGCTTGCACCCCTGCAACTGAGCTCAGAGCCCGTTTAGCCATGTCTATCTCTGTCTCAATGGAGTAAGTGCTCAATTCTCAGTGAAGGACATATTGGAACTGACAGCCTCACCATTGTGTATATAATCTGTCATGgctgacagatgaagaaatgggaTTTTATGAAATGCAACTGGATATAGCCATCAGCCACTGCTGGAAGGAAAGCCTTGTTCTCCTGAACCCCTTAAAAAGCACTCCTCCTCAGCCCTCTTGCCCCTTCACTGCAGCCATCTGAGCACCAGGTTTAAAGCACCATTTCCCCCATTACTGCTGATCTTTTGTTGTGCTTCCCTTTTGTCCACCCTGCCCTTTGATTGCCAAGCTCTCCCAGCAGGGCAAATTGCAGCTGAAATGGTAGAAACAATGGGATCCGGCAGTGTCCAGATGGAGGCACTGGGAACCGGGCATGCTTAACTGCTTACTTTCAGCTGGTCTGCCCTGAGTGTAAGTGAGCAGGCCTCACCTTTCAACTGCCAGAGTGAAATCCACCCTCCTGACAGTCACATGGGTTTCCCCAAAGGCAGAGTTAATTGGAAAGTGAAACAATTAATGGGAGATGGAAGAGAGCTAACAGTAAAAATTGCTTTGAGGGGGAGTTACCATTCAAGTGTCTTTAGTCCTTAAGTATTTGGGAAGGATCTTTTGTTCAACATTTAATGCATCTGAGCACTCCAGTTTCATTATGCGCCATTATGAAATGAGTGATTGGTGGCTTATTGTCTTTTGTGTGTGGCCATGTATTTTGTCATGGTAAGAGGCATCTTAAATatcattttgtttgttcattcaacaaacatttattgagaactttCTGGGTGGTTTGCTTTGTAGTAGATACTGGGGAATAAAAGGATAACTGAGAGCATCTCTGACATCAAAATACTTCCAATCTAGGAGAAGATGGAAAAGTACACGCAAAATAGCACATTACATTATTAGGATTGTGACAGATGTCTTCATGAGAGACAATGGTGCATGCAGAAGGGATGGCTTAAGAAATAGGGCTGGAGAGGGTAACTGTGTCTGCAGACAATATGTTGCAATATACAGGTCACTAATCTCACCAATGACAAAATGGATTACCCATAGTAAAATGGGTCTTccctcatttattcaataaatgtttattgagtgcctgctattTTCCAGGTACTGTGCTTGGTATCTCTGTGATGGTATATACAGGCTAGAAAGGAAAACAGGCATTAATTAAATTAGCACAAAAatcaaatgtaaatttaaaactatGATAAGTACAACAAAGATGAGATACACTGTTTCATGAAAACATGAGAACATTTGACAGGCCCCTTTCCCCCATGCAGTCGCAGTGGTCAAACTTCccctcttttttcttgttttttggaagaaaattaagtcttatttatttttaaaaccaaaccACTAGGAAAATATATCACAGTTTTGAAACAACAAACAGACAACACTATCATTTCAAGTAATAAGTTGGTAAAAAGATAAGGTCCTTATCAAAATGATAAGGTGCCAGAACTGGGATGagaacaacacaaataacaaaGGCCCAAGCTAAAGTGGTATTTGGTAATGGAGGACAGTCCTTTTACCCCTCTAAAGGAGCCACAGTTCACCCCTGAGTTGCTTACTTTTCCTCCCTTGACTTTTGTGTTGCCAGAGGATTGTCTCAATAAAGCTCTGTTATTTCTGGGGGCAAAGTAAGCAATACTGGGTTTAGGCTTTCATTCTGCTTCATGAAAACCAGATTTTTCCAAACCCCATACTTCACAACAAACTTCCTCTCTTAATTTCCTCAACTTGTGCTGTTTCTCCTTTGTTCCTAATGAGCTGCTTGTTTTGAGTGCAGAGATGCCATACTCCAGGATAAACCTCAAACAGACACAAACTGCAATAGGGAACCATGTGTGTTTGAGGAGAAGCTGGGGGAGAAATAAGCTGCAGCTGGAGTTATGGAAATGAGCACAGGTTGTTGAGAAGTTAAGGTGCTCTCCTGAACTCTGCCACCTTGGGCAGAACTCTCTATGGTTGAAGTTTTGGcctcttcatttgaaaaatggaagCATTGGACTGTGGGACCTTTAGAGGACCTCCCATCTCTAAATAGTTCTCATTCTTGAGATTGCATTAAACCAAGACAGATCCTGTTATTTAAGGTGAGAAAGGCAATGATTAAAGCATCCTTATTAATGTTCAAAAATCGATGCAACATATTTTTactaaagaaactgaaaaatataccTCCACAAAGCATTCTGGTGTTAAAGGTGGCTATTTCCAACTTATAAATAATTAAGCCTTTTGATATGACATTTTAAATAGTTTCAACATGCTcatctttgtttctctctctctccttctccattCCACCCACCCTTAGGCTTATGAGCGGCCACAGAAACACTCagctctccactatgacccaggcctcccacaggATTTCACCAGTGACACCTTAAAACCAAAGCACCAGCAAAAAAGCAGCAGCCAGAACCACATGGACTGGTCCACCAACTCTGACAATGGACCTGCCACTCAGAATTGCTTCATCAGTCCAGAGTCTGGCAGAGAAACTGCAAGCACCAGCAAGATCCCAGCTCTTGAGCCCATGGCTTCCTTTGCAAAGGCCCAGGGTAAGAAAGGCAGTGCAGGGAGCCCATGGAATCAGTTGTCCAACAGTAACAAAGATCTGCTCTTGGGAGGTGTGGTTCCATCTCCAAGCAACCACAGCTCACCAGCCCCACCCAGCAGCTCTGCTGAGTGCAGCGGGATTCAGCCCTTGGTAGATCAAGATGGAGGAAGTACAAAGGAGCCTCTTGAACCGCCTACTATAAGCAGCAAGAAAAAGTCCAGTAAAAAAGATGTGATAAGTCAAACCATACCAAACTCAGACCTAGACTGGGTCAAGAATGCTCAGAAAGCATTTGACAGTACagaagggaaaagggaaggaTACTCTGCAGATAATGCCCAAGAGGCCTCACCAGCCAGGCAGAATGTGAGTTCCGTCAGTAATCCTGAAAACGACTCAAGCCATGTCCGGATTACTATCCCTATCAAGGCACCTTGCCTCGATCCAAGCAGCCATAAGAGGAAAAAGAGACAGTCCATCAAAGCAGTGGTGGAAAAGATCTTGCCAGAGAAAGCCTTGACTTCGGGAATCACTATGAGCAGTGAAGTAGTTAATAGGATATTTTCCAACCCGGAGGGTAATAAGAAAGATCCCCGTGTCCCTAAGTTGGGTAAAATAATGGAGAACGAGTCCCCCTCAGCTGGCCTTGAAACTGGTGTAAATGCCGAGAAAGTTGTCCCAGGAGGTGTACCTAAGCAGAGAAAGCCACCCATGGTCATGACGCCTCCAACATGCACAGATCACTCTCCAAGAAAGCTGCCAGAAATCCAGCACCCCAAATTTGCCGCCAAACGGAGGTGGACGTGCAGCAAACCAAAACCCACCAGTCTGCTTCGGGAGGCAGTCATGGCCACCTCCGATAAACTGATGGTGGAACCGCCGTCTGCTTATCCCATCACTCCATCCAGCCCTCTCTACACCAACACAGACAGTCTTACTGTGATCACGCCAGTCAAGAAGAAGCGGGGGCGACCAAAGAAGCAGCCTTTGCTCACGGTTGAGACAATTCACGAGGGGACGTCCACCAGTCCAGTCAGTCCCATCAGTCGGGAGTTTCCTGGCaccaagaagagaaagagacGACGTAGTTTAGCTAAGTTGGCCCAACTAGTGCCAGGAGAGGACAAACCCATGAGCGAGATGAAATTTCACAAAAAAGTTGGAAAGCTTGGGGTATTGGATAAGAAGACCATCAAAACTATCAATAAGATGAAAACACTCAAGAGGAAAAATATATTGAACCAGATCTTGTCCTGCTCCAGCAGCATAGCACTGAAGGCCAAAGCTCCCCCGGAGACCAGCCCTGGGGCAGCAGCGATCGAGAGCAAACTGGGCAAGCAGATTAATGTCAGCAAGAGGGGCACCATCTACATCGGCAAGAAAAGGGGCAGGAAGCCGAGGGCAGAGCTGCCACCCCCATCCGAAGAACCCAAAACAGCCATCAAGCACCCGAGGCCTGTTTCTAGCCAGCCGGATGTTCCCGCCGTGCCTTCCAACTTTCAGTCACTTGTGGCGTCTTCACCAGCAGCTATGCACCCACTTTCGACACAGTTGGGTGGGTCCAATGGCAACCTGAGCCCCGCCAGCACTGAAACCAATTTTTCAGAGTTGAAAACTATGCCAAATCTCCAGCCCATCAGTGCTCTTCCAACCAAAACCCAAAAGGGAATCCATAGTGGGACCTGGAAGCTGTCTCCACCCAGGCTGATGGCCAACTCCCCTTCACACCTTTGTGAGATCGGGTCACTCAAGGAGATAACACTGTCCCCTGTGAGCGAGTCCCACAGTGAAGAGACGATCCCGAGTGATAGTGGCATTGGGACAGACAACAACAGCACGTCTGACCAAGCAGAGAAGAGCTCTGAGTCCCGACGGAGGTACTCGTTTGATTTCTGCTCCCTGGACAACCCGGAGGCCATCCCATCTGACACCAGCACAAAGAACCGGCATGGCCACCGGCAGAAGCATCTCATCGTGGACAACTTTCTGGCCCACGAAAGCCTCAAGAAGCCAAAGCACAAGAGGAAACGGAAAAGCCTGCAAAACCGTGATGATCTCCAGTTTCTGGCGGACCTAGAAGAGCTCATCACTAAGTTCCAGGTGTTCAGGATCTCCCACCGGAGTTATACCTTTTACCACGAGAATCCGTATCCCAGCATTTTTCGGATTAATTTTGATCATTATTACCCGGTGCCATATATCCAGTATGACCCGTTGCTCTATCTTCGTAGGACTTCAGACTTAAAGTCAAAGAAGAAGCGTGGTAGGCCTGCAAAAACCAATGACACCATGACAAAGGTGCCTTTTTTACAAGGGTTCAGCTACCCTATTCCCAGTGGAAGTTACTATGCACCCTATGGAATGCCTTACACATCAATGCCTATGATGAACCTTGGTTATTACAGTCAGTACCCAGCTCCTCTGTACCTGTCACACACGCTCGGGGCGGCGTCCCCGTTCATGAGGCCCACAGTGCCACCACCTCAGTTCCACACAAGCTCCCACATGAAGATGTCTGGTACAGCTAAGCATAAAGCAAAGCACGGAGTGCACCTGCAGGGGCCCGTGGGCTTGGGCCTTGGTGACAGGCAGCCATCCCTGAATCCTCCCAAGGTGGGCAGCGCCAGTCTGTCCAGCGGTCGGCTCCACAAGAGGAAACACAAACACAAGCATAAGCACAAGGAAGACCGGCTCCTGGGGACCCACGACAACTTGAGTGGTCTCTTCGCAGGCAAAGCCACTGGCTTCTCCAGCCACATCCTGAGCGAGCGGCTGAGCAGCGCAGACAAAGAGCTCTCCTTGGTGAGTGAGAAAAACAAGCATAAGGAGAAGCAGAAGCACCAGCTCAGTGAAGCCGGCCACAAAGCGTCCAAGAACAGCTTTGAGGTGGACACCTTGTCTACACTGTCACTTTCGGATGCCCAGCATTGGACGCAGGCCAAGGACAAAGGTGACTTGAGCAGCGAGCCTGCAGACTCCTGCGCGAAAAGGTACTCTAGCAATGGTGGGGACGCGGGCAGCGCAAGACCAGAGAGCCTGGACGTGTTCAGCGAGATGAACCCTCCAAACGACAAGTGGGACAGTGATGTGAGTGCAAGTAAAAGGAGGAGCTACGAAGGCTTTGGAACGTACAGGGAAAAGGACATCCAAGCCTTCAAGATGAACCGCAAGGAGAGAAGTTCCTATGACTCCTCCGTGTCTCCAGGTAAGGCCGAGTCTTCTTCATGCTCGGAGTCTCCTGCGACTCGGTTGCTGGGCCCTGCCATTCAGCAGTCCGCTATCTTTGGCACATTATTGCACTCACTAGTTTGCAGAGAGGTAGGAACCATATGACAGTGGGTCGTCTTGTACATTTGAGTGCTGTACCTTTTTTGCCTTGTTTACTCAGTATTTACTGTCTTGCCTCTTTTGGCACCGTTGCCTGAGGACTGTGGTCCCAGAGGCAGCCCCAGTAGCTGCCTAGACTACATCCATACCCACTACCTTTAcgcttttaatgaaaaatatggtGCCTAGGTCCTCGTCTGATCTGATGGTGAATTTGCAAGTTGGGTAAATCCTGTAAAACTCACTAGGAATACCAACAAGATCCCAGGAATGTCAGAGCTGGATGCAAATGAATATCTGATTTATCTGACATGTTAGCTCTAGATGTCCCACAGCCTAGGTTGAAACACCTATAGCAGAGCCATTGGAAGCTAATGACCAGTGACTCTTGAAGGCTACATGGTAAGGAAGCCACGGACCAAGGCCATGCTTTCCTCTTTTTGTCCATGGGCATTTGATAAGCAGCCCTTTGTAGACCCCTCAAGTGAAGCCTTGACCTGTCATTTCCCTGCATAaaggtggggctggggtggaaCCTGGCTATTAGCACCATGAATTTCCTGCCTCCGCGGGACTTTACCACCCTGTCTCTTGGCACATCCACCGGGGTTGGGATTTGCCCACTAATCTCTAAACTGAAGTGCTGGTTGCTCATTCCTTGTCAGTTGCTGGCAGAATTTCCTTGCTAATATGCCCACCCACGTAAACCTTCCTTGCCACAGAAGCCTCACACTTCTACACATATATCCCTTTGTCCCTATCCATATATCACACAGATGGTAAGACTCCTGTAGAACAGAGTAGTTATTTACTAGGAAAAGAGTCGAAACTCCTTAGGCCAGACAAACTCTGTGACCAAAGCCTGGTTTCAAGGACTGATCATTCCTCATAAGATTTGAGTGTAGTGTTTGACCTTTGTGTATGGTGCATAGCCTTTGCTCATCCTCCCCCTTCATAGGGAGTcaaattagtgaaagtgaaggcaaTCTATTCATGAGGATTAGAGACATTTTCCAGGCCAGCAGATTTCAGGAGGAAATATGGCTATGAGTTAGAAGCCACTTAAAGATTGCCCCAAATTGCCACTAGCTTGTGAGTTGCTCTTGTGGTAGATGCTGTCCTTGCTTAATGAAGAGACCAATTAGcagtcatgtctcctgcacttgcGAAGGTGATGAATGGCCCACACTTCATGTCTGCCCAGATCGACGTCCTCTTCTGGGTTTCCCCATTTCTGATCATCAGACTTTATTGAAGgtgcttatttttgtgtgtgcaaaGCCTAAATTAAGCCCATCCAAACAAGAATTggtcttccctagtagctcagatgctaaagcatccgcctgcaaggcaggagacccaggttcgattcctgggtcaggaaggtccccctaagaaggaaatggcaacccaccccagcattcttg
The Capricornis sumatraensis isolate serow.1 chromosome 21, serow.2, whole genome shotgun sequence genome window above contains:
- the SETBP1 gene encoding SET-binding protein isoform X2, with protein sequence MESREVLSGSRQRGSESEFLPVSSAKPSTTPSCTGEPLLSAPETGKGIPAGGERMEPEEEDELGSGRDVDSNSNADSEKWVAGDGLEEQEFSIKEANFTEGSLKLKIQTTKRAKKPPKNLENYICPPEIKITIKQSDQKVSRAGKNSKAAKEEERSHSKKKLLTASDLAASDLKGFQPQAYERPQKHSALHYDPGLPQDFTSDTLKPKHQQKSSSQNHMDWSTNSDNGPATQNCFISPESGRETASTSKIPALEPMASFAKAQGKKGSAGSPWNQLSNSNKDLLLGGVVPSPSNHSSPAPPSSSAECSGIQPLVDQDGGSTKEPLEPPTISSKKKSSKKDVISQTIPNSDLDWVKNAQKAFDSTEGKREGYSADNAQEASPARQNVSSVSNPENDSSHVRITIPIKAPCLDPSSHKRKKRQSIKAVVEKILPEKALTSGITMSSEVVNRIFSNPEGNKKDPRVPKLGKIMENESPSAGLETGVNAEKVVPGGVPKQRKPPMVMTPPTCTDHSPRKLPEIQHPKFAAKRRWTCSKPKPTSLLREAVMATSDKLMVEPPSAYPITPSSPLYTNTDSLTVITPVKKKRGRPKKQPLLTVETIHEGTSTSPVSPISREFPGTKKRKRRRSLAKLAQLVPGEDKPMSEMKFHKKVGKLGVLDKKTIKTINKMKTLKRKNILNQILSCSSSIALKAKAPPETSPGAAAIESKLGKQINVSKRGTIYIGKKRGRKPRAELPPPSEEPKTAIKHPRPVSSQPDVPAVPSNFQSLVASSPAAMHPLSTQLGGSNGNLSPASTETNFSELKTMPNLQPISALPTKTQKGIHSGTWKLSPPRLMANSPSHLCEIGSLKEITLSPVSESHSEETIPSDSGIGTDNNSTSDQAEKSSESRRRYSFDFCSLDNPEAIPSDTSTKNRHGHRQKHLIVDNFLAHESLKKPKHKRKRKSLQNRDDLQFLADLEELITKFQVFRISHRSYTFYHENPYPSIFRINFDHYYPVPYIQYDPLLYLRRTSDLKSKKKRGRPAKTNDTMTKVPFLQGFSYPIPSGSYYAPYGMPYTSMPMMNLGYYSQYPAPLYLSHTLGAASPFMRPTVPPPQFHTSSHMKMSGTAKHKAKHGVHLQGPVGLGLGDRQPSLNPPKVGSASLSSGRLHKRKHKHKHKHKEDRLLGTHDNLSGLFAGKATGFSSHILSERLSSADKELSLVSEKNKHKEKQKHQLSEAGHKASKNSFEVDTLSTLSLSDAQHWTQAKDKGDLSSEPADSCAKRYSSNGGDAGSARPESLDVFSEMNPPNDKWDSDVSASKRRSYEGFGTYREKDIQAFKMNRKERSSYDSSVSPASSSLKKRFKRREIEAIQCEVRKMCNYTKILSTKKNLDHVNKILKAKRLQRQSKTGNNFVKKRRGRPRKQPTQFDEDSRDQMPVLEKCIDLPSKRGQKPSLSPLVLEPAASQDTIMATIEAVIHMAREAPPLPPPPPPPLPPPPPPPPPPPPPLPKTPRGGGKRKHKPQPPAQPPQQAPPPQPLPPEEEVKAKRQRKSRGSESDVLP
- the SETBP1 gene encoding SET-binding protein isoform X1; the protein is MESREVLSGSRQRGSESEFLPVSSAKPSTTPSCTGEPLLSAPETGKGIPAGGERMEPEEEDELGSGRDVDSNSNADSEKWVAGDGLEEQEFSIKEANFTEGSLKLKIQTTKRAKKPPKNLENYICPPEIKITIKQSDQKVSRAGKNSKAAKEEERSHSKKKLLTASDLAASDLKGFQPQAYERPQKHSALHYDPGLPQDFTSDTLKPKHQQKSSSQNHMDWSTNSDNGPATQNCFISPESGRETASTSKIPALEPMASFAKAQGKKGSAGSPWNQLSNSNKDLLLGGVVPSPSNHSSPAPPSSSAECSGIQPLVDQDGGSTKEPLEPPTISSKKKSSKKDVISQTIPNSDLDWVKNAQKAFDSTEGKREGYSADNAQEASPARQNVSSVSNPENDSSHVRITIPIKAPCLDPSSHKRKKRQSIKAVVEKILPEKALTSGITMSSEVVNRIFSNPEGNKKDPRVPKLGKIMENESPSAGLETGVNAEKVVPGGVPKQRKPPMVMTPPTCTDHSPRKLPEIQHPKFAAKRRWTCSKPKPTSLLREAVMATSDKLMVEPPSAYPITPSSPLYTNTDSLTVITPVKKKRGRPKKQPLLTVETIHEGTSTSPVSPISREFPGTKKRKRRRSLAKLAQLVPGEDKPMSEMKFHKKVGKLGVLDKKTIKTINKMKTLKRKNILNQILSCSSSIALKAKAPPETSPGAAAIESKLGKQINVSKRGTIYIGKKRGRKPRAELPPPSEEPKTAIKHPRPVSSQPDVPAVPSNFQSLVASSPAAMHPLSTQLGGSNGNLSPASTETNFSELKTMPNLQPISALPTKTQKGIHSGTWKLSPPRLMANSPSHLCEIGSLKEITLSPVSESHSEETIPSDSGIGTDNNSTSDQAEKSSESRRRYSFDFCSLDNPEAIPSDTSTKNRHGHRQKHLIVDNFLAHESLKKPKHKRKRKSLQNRDDLQFLADLEELITKFQVFRISHRSYTFYHENPYPSIFRINFDHYYPVPYIQYDPLLYLRRTSDLKSKKKRGRPAKTNDTMTKVPFLQGFSYPIPSGSYYAPYGMPYTSMPMMNLGYYSQYPAPLYLSHTLGAASPFMRPTVPPPQFHTSSHMKMSGTAKHKAKHGVHLQGPVGLGLGDRQPSLNPPKVGSASLSSGRLHKRKHKHKHKHKEDRLLGTHDNLSGLFAGKATGFSSHILSERLSSADKELSLVSEKNKHKEKQKHQLSEAGHKASKNSFEVDTLSTLSLSDAQHWTQAKDKGDLSSEPADSCAKRYSSNGGDAGSARPESLDVFSEMNPPNDKWDSDVSASKRRSYEGFGTYREKDIQAFKMNRKERSSYDSSVSPGIPSPHLKVDQTATHSKNEGSASTVMTRKKPAVVDSVAIPPAPVLSLLAASAATSDAASSSLKKRFKRREIEAIQCEVRKMCNYTKILSTKKNLDHVNKILKAKRLQRQSKTGNNFVKKRRGRPRKQPTQFDEDSRDQMPVLEKCIDLPSKRGQKPSLSPLVLEPAASQDTIMATIEAVIHMAREAPPLPPPPPPPLPPPPPPPPPPPPPLPKTPRGGGKRKHKPQPPAQPPQQAPPPQPLPPEEEVKAKRQRKSRGSESDVLP